The Primulina huaijiensis isolate GDHJ02 chromosome 12, ASM1229523v2, whole genome shotgun sequence genome has a window encoding:
- the LOC140990560 gene encoding remorin 1.4-like, with amino-acid sequence MGSEEETKKVDEGKALVSLLKEEDLESPLKPPPIDQEEAAEDGDEKISRNGEGMESTLARVEMEKRLALIKAWEDNEKTKVDNKAHKKLAAIDAWENTKRAYIDAQLKQIEENFEKKKAKYGEKMKNKMAISHRTAEEMRATVAADCEHAVFTVEEAAATLRATGRVPKKLFACLGC; translated from the exons atgGGATCAGAAGAAGAAACCAAGAAAGTTGACGAGGGAAAAGCACTTGTTTCACTACTCAAGGAGGAGGATTTAGAATCACCCTTGAAGCCTCCTCCCATAGATCAAG aggAAGCAGCAGAGGATGGAGATGAAAAAATCAGTAGGAATGGCGAAGGCATGG AATCGACACTTGCAAGGGTTGAAATGGAGAAGAGATTGGCCTTGATTAAAGCTTGGGAAGACAATGAAAAAACTAAAGTAGATAACAA GGCTCACAAAAAGTTGGCTGCTATAGATGCATGGGAGAACACTAAAAGAGCATATATCGATGCTCAACTCAAGCAAATTGAG gaaaattttgaaaagaagaAGGCAAAATACGGGGAAAAGATGAAGAATAAGATGGCTATATCTCATAGAACGGCTGAAGAAATGCGAGCGACAGTTGCAGCTGATTGCGAGCATGCTGTTTTCACGGTGGAGGAGGCGGCTGCGACATTACGTGCGACGGGTCGCGTGCCTAAGAAACTATTTGCATGCCTTGgctgttga